The Mycolicibacterium monacense genome contains the following window.
CGCCGCCCGCGAGGTCGATCGCGCCACGGACCGCGCGGACCGCCGCGGTGGTCAGTCCCAACGATGTGCGCACCGCGCTCGACATCCAGCCGACGGGATCGATGCGCAGCGACCAGCCCGGCGACGGCACCGCCCGCGGATACGGGCGCAGCGCCGCGGTGGGCCCGTCGTCACACAGTGCGGTCAGTATCTGCGTCGCGGCGATACCGTCGGCGAGGCAGTGGTGCACCTTCATCAGCACCGCCCACCGGTGGCGCGACAACCCCTCGATCACCCAGCACTCCCACAGCGGCCGGGCCCGGTCGAGCCGGCGCTCCATGATGTCGGCGACCAGGCGGTCGAGATCCGCATCGCCACCCGGTCGCGGCAGGGCCGCACGCCGGATGTGATGGGAGATGTCGAAGTGTTCGTCGGGCACCCACTCCGGCGCACCGAGGTCCAGCGGACGGGTGTGGACGAGCTGCGTGAGCCGCGGCACGGCCGTCAGCCGTTCGGTGAGGGTGGCCGTCAGCGCGGCGAAGTCGGGCATCGGGCCGTCGAGGACGGCGACGCCGCCGATTGCGAGGCTCACGTGCGGGTCCGCGTCCTCGGCCTCGAGGAAGCCCGCGTCCAGGGTCGTCAGGTGCTCCACGCACCGAACGTCGCATTCCGTCCGGCCGGCACACCAGGGCCATTGGTCCCGAGTTCAACCAGTTGAGCTATGCCGCGGTCACAACCGCCCGTCGATCCGCAGCTCAGGGTGCACCCAGTCGGGTGAGCGCCGCTCCTTGAAGGCCATGAACCCCTCGATCGACTCGGGTGCGCCCAGGCTCGACTGCATCCCGATGCGGTCGTAGAGGCCGATGTAGTTGTCGAGGCTCGACTTGATGACCGAGCGGGCATGCGGTGCGGTGCGGCAGCACTGCGCGAGCACCTCCCGGGCGGCGTCGTGGAGGTCGTCGTGGGGCACCACCCGCGCGACCAGCCCCCAGTCCAGGGCCTCGGCCGCCGACAGGGTGCGGCCGGTGAACATCAGGTCCCGGGTGCGCACCGGGCCGATCAGCCGCGCCAGCATGTGGCTGTAGTAGGTGTCGGCGATCCCGCGGTAGAGCTCGGGCACCCGGAACGTGGCGCGATCACTGACGACGGCCACGTCGCTGCACAGCGCGATCTGCATGCCGCCGCCCTGACAGAGCCCGTTGACCGCCGCCACAACGGGTTTCGCGGACTGGCGCAGCGTGTCGAACGGCAACGCGTCCATACCCAGCGCCGATCCGAAGGTCAACCAGTTGTCCGCCCCGCCGCCGCCCATGTCGCCGCCAGGCGCGAACACGTCGCCGGTCCCGGTGATCAACAGACCCGCGAGGTCGGGATCGGTGCCCACGTGGTTGACCGCGTACTTGATGCCGAAGTACATCGCCGGGGTCATCGCGTTGCGCGCCTCGGGGCGGTCGAGCGTGCACACCCCGAACGCCCCCTCGCGGGTGAACCGCAGATAGGGCGTGCCCAGCCAGTCACCGTCCGGTGGGCGTGGGGCGTCGTGCTCTGACATCGCTTCTCCTGTCATCTCAATGCGTCGTCGATCGCTTCGGCGGTGGGAGCGCAGTCACCCGCGCCGGGTACCAGGGTGGCCAGCGCGCCCGCGACGCACGCGCGGCGCAACGCGTTCTCGTGTCCGGACCGCCAATGCACGGCCAGCACTCCGGCGAACACGTCACCGGCGCCGGTGGTGTCGACGGCCTCGACCGCGGGTGCCGGGACGTCGAACCGCTCACCGTCACCGAGGTAGCTCGCCCCGCGGGCGCCGCGGGTGATGACCAGATGCGGAACCGGCCAATGCCATTCACCGGCCTCGGCCTGATTGACCACCACCACGTCGGCCACTTCGGACAGCCTCAGCAGCTCGTGGGGCGGCGCGCCCGCGGGGGAGGCGTTCACCATCACCACCGCGCCCGCATCGCGCGCCACCCGGGCCGCGTCGTTCGCCGTATGCAGTGGGATCTCGAGTTGCAGGAGCACGACGTCCGCCCCGGCGATCGCCTCACGCACCGCCGACGACGCCACGCTCAGGTGCGCATTGGCGCCGGGCGCGACGACGATGGCGTTCTCCGCGGCGGCGTCGACGATCACGACGGCCGAGCCGCTGGGGCCGGGCACCGTCACCACACCGTCGAGGCCGACCCCGTTCGCGCGCAGGTGAGCGCGCAACTGCCCGGCCGCCGGGTCGTCGCCGAGTGCTGCCACCAGCGAGACGTCGCCGCCGGCCCGCGCCGCGGCGATCGCCTGATTGCCACCCTTGCCGCCGGGCGAGGTCGTCATCGAGGACGCGAGGACGGTCTGGCCGGGGCGCGGTAGCGACGGCACCGCGAAGCGCAGATCGGCGTTCACACTGCCCACCACGCAGACACGCGCCGCCGCCATGGGCGTAACGCTAGACCAGCGGTGGACGGCGGTGACCCTGACACGCGTCGGCCGGCCCCGCCACCTTCGATACGCTGGACTGATGAGTGTGCACGCCCCCGCAGCTCCTGACCTGCGCACCGAGGTCCACGACGCCGCCCGCCGGGCCCGGGTCGCCTCGCGCACGCTGGCGACGCTGTCGACCGAGACCAAGAACCGCGCGCTGCGTGCGGCCGCCGACCGGGTGCTCATGGATGCGCACCTCATCATCGCGGGCAACGAGCGCGACCTCGAGAAGGCCAGGGCGGCGGGCACACCCGACGCGATGCTCGACCGGCTGGCGCTCAACCCGCAGCGCATCGACGGGGTGGCCGCCGGCCTGCGCCAGGTGGCGAGCCTGCCCGATCCGGTCGGTGAGGTGTTGCGGGGTAACACGCTGGTCAACGGGCTGCAGCTGCGTCAGCAGCGGGTTCCGCTCGGCGTGGTCGGCATCGTCTACGAGGGGCGGCCCAACGTCACCGTCGACGCGTTCGGGCTGACGCTGAAATCCGGCAACGCGGTGCTGCTGCGCGGCAGTTCGTCGGCCGCGCACTCCAACGCCGCGCTCGTCGACTCGCTGCGGGCGGCGCTGGTCGCCGAGGGTCTCGACGCCAACGCGGTGCAGCTGCTGCCCAGCCACGATCGGGCCAGCGTCACCCACCTCATCCAGGCCCGCGGTCTGGTCGACGTCGTGATCCCGCGCGGCGGCGCAGGCCTCATCGACGCCGTCGTGCGTGACGCCCAGGTCCCCACGATCGAGACGGGCGTCGGCAACTGCCACGTCTACGTGCATTCCGCCGCGGACCTCGACATGGCCGAGACCATCCTCCTCAACGCCAAGACCCGTCGGCCGAGCGTGTGCAACGCGGCCGAATCGGTACTGATCGACGCCGCCATCGCCGAGGAGGCCGTGCCCCGGCTCACCAAGGCGCTGCAGGACGCCGGCGTGACCGTGCACGCCGACCCCACCGAGGAGGAACTGCGCGCCGAATTCCTCTCGATGGACATCGCGCTGGCGGTGGTCGACGGCGTCGACGCGGCCATCGCCCACGTCAACGAATACGGCTCCGGTCACACCGAGGCCATCGTCACCGCCGATCTTGCTGCCGCGCAACGGTTCACCGAACGGGTGGACGCGGCCGCGGTGATGGTCAACGCCTCGACGGCGTTCACCGACGGTGAGCAGTTCGGATTCGGCGCCGAGATCGGCATCTCCACCCAGAAGCTGCACGCCCGCGGCCCGATGGGTCTGCCAGAATTGACGTCAACCAAGTGGATTGTCTGGGGAGACGGCCACACCCGCCCTGCCTGATACAGGAGATGTGATTTGAGCGTCCCCGCACGTCCCGCGCCGCTGTTCGCCGACATCGACGACGTCGCGCGCCGGCTCGGCGAGACCGGATACCTGCCCGACACCGCGACGGCCACCGCGGTGTTCCTCGCCGACCGGCTGGGCAAACCGCTACTGGTCGAAGGGCCCGCCGGTGTCGGAAAGACCGAACTCGCCCGCGCGGTCGCGCAGGCCACCGGTTCGGAACTGGTCCGGCTGCAGTGCTACGAGGGTGTCGACGAGGCCCGTGCCCTCTACGAGTGGAACCACGCCAAGCAGATCCTGCGGATCCAGGCCGGTAACGCCGGCGAAGCGGGGGACTGGGACCGCACGAAACTCGACGTGTTCAGCGAGGAGTTCCTGCTGTCGCGGCCGCTGCTGACCGCGATCCGGCGCACCGACCCGACGGTGCTGCTGGTCGACGAGACCGACAAGGCCGACATCGAGATCGAGGGTCTGCTGCTGGAGGTGCTCTCCGACT
Protein-coding sequences here:
- a CDS encoding AAA family ATPase → MSVPARPAPLFADIDDVARRLGETGYLPDTATATAVFLADRLGKPLLVEGPAGVGKTELARAVAQATGSELVRLQCYEGVDEARALYEWNHAKQILRIQAGNAGEAGDWDRTKLDVFSEEFLLSRPLLTAIRRTDPTVLLVDETDKADIEIEGLLLEVLSDFAVTVPELGTIKAERTPFVVLTSNATRELSEALKRRCLFLHIDFPDPDLERRILLSRVPELPEHLASELVRIIGVLRGMQLKKLPSVAETIDWGRTVLALGMDTIDDAMIAATLGVVLKHQSDQQRAAGELRLN
- a CDS encoding ribokinase — protein: MAAARVCVVGSVNADLRFAVPSLPRPGQTVLASSMTTSPGGKGGNQAIAAARAGGDVSLVAALGDDPAAGQLRAHLRANGVGLDGVVTVPGPSGSAVVIVDAAAENAIVVAPGANAHLSVASSAVREAIAGADVVLLQLEIPLHTANDAARVARDAGAVVMVNASPAGAPPHELLRLSEVADVVVVNQAEAGEWHWPVPHLVITRGARGASYLGDGERFDVPAPAVEAVDTTGAGDVFAGVLAVHWRSGHENALRRACVAGALATLVPGAGDCAPTAEAIDDALR
- a CDS encoding glutamate-5-semialdehyde dehydrogenase, which produces MSVHAPAAPDLRTEVHDAARRARVASRTLATLSTETKNRALRAAADRVLMDAHLIIAGNERDLEKARAAGTPDAMLDRLALNPQRIDGVAAGLRQVASLPDPVGEVLRGNTLVNGLQLRQQRVPLGVVGIVYEGRPNVTVDAFGLTLKSGNAVLLRGSSSAAHSNAALVDSLRAALVAEGLDANAVQLLPSHDRASVTHLIQARGLVDVVIPRGGAGLIDAVVRDAQVPTIETGVGNCHVYVHSAADLDMAETILLNAKTRRPSVCNAAESVLIDAAIAEEAVPRLTKALQDAGVTVHADPTEEELRAEFLSMDIALAVVDGVDAAIAHVNEYGSGHTEAIVTADLAAAQRFTERVDAAAVMVNASTAFTDGEQFGFGAEIGISTQKLHARGPMGLPELTSTKWIVWGDGHTRPA
- a CDS encoding enoyl-CoA hydratase/isomerase family protein — encoded protein: MSEHDAPRPPDGDWLGTPYLRFTREGAFGVCTLDRPEARNAMTPAMYFGIKYAVNHVGTDPDLAGLLITGTGDVFAPGGDMGGGGADNWLTFGSALGMDALPFDTLRQSAKPVVAAVNGLCQGGGMQIALCSDVAVVSDRATFRVPELYRGIADTYYSHMLARLIGPVRTRDLMFTGRTLSAAEALDWGLVARVVPHDDLHDAAREVLAQCCRTAPHARSVIKSSLDNYIGLYDRIGMQSSLGAPESIEGFMAFKERRSPDWVHPELRIDGRL